From one Caldithrix abyssi DSM 13497 genomic stretch:
- a CDS encoding response regulator, with protein MAKNILVVEDSLAQRFFIEKALAGDGFKITTAANGKLALEKIHEQKPDLILSDIMMPEMNGMELCKAVKSHPQLQTIPVVLMTTLNEPKEIIKIIECGADYLFLKEFEPGALLSFVNDALQNETVAGQTNPQVILTSIYLGDTHEISTNNRQLLNLLLSAYRSALQAYQRYYQYKFEVNKLQKELQSRSKKNTPTDYALLKSFVNELRTPLNNILHIVDLLKESDDKAERELQTQLAGLNSDHLLSILNDLQKALDYHEKGDDLPIHETDFNIRDCIEDALSPFVVQTGEKQIELLLRIHPEIPLFIHHDPNYLKHLAFVIMDVLFQNLSHCNIIINIEPVEERRIKFLISFPANDNISDYFSRLIHPNGQSAHQSGDTGIDFVNYCIAKLDYKIALKKEQAETQQIEILIPFSTASQKPAAPGPETDVDLSSIRVLVYSDQWMSGLVLEELLRQWKIDVKVTGERQKLSKLLTQAARAKNPFNLLLIDARPDNDFHFELAEQVRAASQGAAPQIILLTNFGKPGDARRCLESGIAAFLLKPIRSRELLKTIRTIVSGAKPENTLITRHTLKESEPALKVLVAEDNRVNQKLMISILKRAGFQVELARNGKEAVELFRQKPFDLVLMDMQMPVMDGYTATREMRKLEEESGKHTPIFALTASDDAREIEGALKAGVDMVLRKPLNLNLLKEKLTAFTANGKIEKN; from the coding sequence AAATCTCATCCTCAACTTCAAACCATTCCGGTGGTATTGATGACCACCCTGAACGAGCCAAAAGAAATTATCAAAATCATAGAATGCGGCGCCGACTACCTGTTTTTGAAAGAATTTGAACCGGGCGCGCTGCTTTCGTTTGTGAACGATGCGCTGCAAAATGAAACCGTTGCCGGGCAAACCAATCCGCAGGTTATTCTCACAAGCATCTACCTGGGAGATACGCACGAGATTTCCACCAACAACCGGCAGCTATTAAATCTTTTGCTTTCTGCCTACCGCAGCGCCCTGCAGGCCTACCAGCGTTACTACCAGTATAAGTTCGAGGTAAACAAATTACAAAAAGAGCTGCAATCCCGCAGCAAAAAAAACACGCCGACCGATTACGCTCTTTTAAAATCATTTGTCAATGAATTACGCACGCCTCTGAACAACATTTTGCACATCGTTGATTTGCTAAAAGAATCTGACGACAAAGCCGAACGCGAGTTACAGACTCAACTCGCCGGGCTAAATTCCGATCATCTGCTTTCCATTTTAAACGACCTGCAAAAAGCGCTGGATTACCATGAAAAAGGCGACGATCTTCCCATTCACGAAACGGATTTCAACATTCGCGACTGTATTGAAGACGCGCTTTCGCCCTTTGTTGTTCAGACCGGCGAAAAACAGATCGAACTACTCTTACGCATCCATCCCGAAATCCCTTTGTTCATACATCACGATCCCAATTACTTAAAACATCTGGCTTTTGTGATTATGGATGTCCTTTTCCAGAATCTTTCGCATTGCAACATAATAATTAATATAGAACCCGTTGAGGAGCGGCGAATTAAATTTTTAATATCCTTTCCGGCCAACGATAACATTTCAGATTATTTTTCCAGGCTCATCCATCCAAACGGTCAATCTGCGCATCAAAGCGGTGATACCGGTATCGATTTTGTGAACTATTGTATTGCCAAACTGGATTACAAAATCGCCTTAAAAAAAGAACAGGCGGAGACTCAGCAAATTGAAATTTTAATTCCCTTTTCTACGGCAAGTCAAAAGCCTGCCGCGCCTGGCCCCGAAACAGACGTTGATCTAAGCTCGATTCGCGTACTGGTTTATTCCGACCAGTGGATGAGCGGCCTTGTGCTGGAAGAGTTACTGCGGCAGTGGAAAATAGATGTTAAAGTAACCGGAGAGCGCCAGAAACTTAGTAAGTTATTAACTCAGGCTGCACGGGCTAAAAATCCGTTTAACCTGCTGCTGATTGACGCGCGTCCTGACAACGACTTTCATTTTGAGCTGGCCGAACAGGTGCGCGCCGCCAGCCAGGGCGCCGCGCCGCAAATCATATTGCTGACCAACTTTGGAAAACCCGGAGACGCCCGGCGCTGCCTTGAAAGCGGCATTGCAGCCTTTTTGTTAAAACCGATCCGCTCCAGAGAATTGCTAAAAACTATCCGCACTATTGTCAGCGGCGCAAAACCGGAGAACACTTTGATTACGCGCCATACGTTAAAGGAATCGGAACCTGCTTTAAAAGTGCTGGTTGCCGAAGACAACCGCGTGAACCAGAAGTTGATGATCTCCATTTTAAAACGCGCCGGCTTTCAGGTGGAGCTGGCCAGGAACGGTAAGGAAGCCGTGGAACTTTTTAGACAGAAACCATTTGATCTGGTATTGATGGATATGCAAATGCCGGTCATGGATGGCTACACGGCCACCAGAGAGATGCGAAAATTAGAAGAAGAGAGCGGCAAACACACGCCCATTTTTGCCCTGACCGCCAGCGATGACGCCCGCGAAATCGAGGGCGCCCTTAAAGCCGGCGTGGACATGGTTTTGCGCAAACCGTTAAATCTGAATTTACTGAAAGAAAAGCTGACGGCTTTTACGGCAAATGGGAAAATTGAGAAAAACTAA